A genome region from Deltaproteobacteria bacterium includes the following:
- a CDS encoding O-antigen ligase family protein, which yields MTPIHQGYLILRTIPWWIGVFALSAFCCTAINGATEHIPAFFLRAAAVLVIFKTISLYCIKAFSLCWYEILPPLVAVMTVLLGLIFAVNFGLALQALITVVLVVALYGALNCSPAFINQRLLNALVVVAMLHAFWAIAQFVFIGGRATAGFFNPNELAAFLCPAIVIIVHRFFSTSSQRKVLAVVFLILLIAMVSTQSRSGWLALAVSLLAYTFMRGLCRLTIAAVVIALLAVFLVPTFKSRWQSTSDPYAYSRLAIWRSSAELALAESPIGVGLGNYEAAMRHHGIRIDNGMVRYPRLASDAHNELLNIWVELGWFGLLAVLLPIIWVLFNIISNLRADDTKQKQQASYDAAMLFAFGIPALFGATLHVSVIAFFAAIWAAELTRFRYQEQKAIAPKQKISVQVSLVKLLPLRFISLLVLVFAIPGAIGQLLETSATYFAKQGNTSRAEKVAAWASKITPWSLGAALQYQQFSRQNGKSAIEFAEDLSELAQRFPLNPKPLLLAAMIIENERVHLPHTVANELLIRLYQLALLGEPHNALTYWNLGNAYQESGRLDKALVAYKNAIIEEPYCARALVQLALQAKREQDIARIGELTLKIVLAQNAAQRYQGRAKAILALDKESARIFNTLNSSE from the coding sequence TTGACACCAATCCATCAAGGCTATCTTATACTTCGTACCATACCTTGGTGGATTGGTGTCTTTGCATTAAGTGCATTTTGCTGCACCGCGATCAACGGTGCGACTGAACATATACCAGCTTTCTTTTTACGTGCGGCTGCGGTTTTAGTTATTTTCAAGACCATTTCGTTATATTGCATCAAGGCATTTTCACTATGCTGGTACGAAATACTGCCACCCTTGGTGGCGGTAATGACAGTGTTATTAGGTTTAATCTTTGCAGTAAATTTTGGTCTTGCGCTGCAAGCATTAATTACGGTGGTATTAGTAGTAGCGCTTTATGGTGCACTAAACTGTAGCCCCGCTTTTATTAATCAAAGGTTGCTCAACGCTTTGGTGGTGGTCGCCATGTTGCATGCATTTTGGGCTATTGCTCAATTTGTATTTATTGGCGGGCGAGCAACTGCAGGTTTTTTTAATCCTAATGAATTAGCAGCCTTTTTGTGTCCGGCAATAGTGATTATTGTCCATCGTTTTTTTTCAACTAGCTCTCAGCGAAAAGTATTGGCAGTAGTATTTTTAATTTTGTTGATTGCAATGGTAAGCACACAGTCACGATCCGGTTGGTTGGCCCTAGCGGTATCTCTATTGGCGTATACTTTCATGCGCGGCTTATGCCGTTTAACCATAGCTGCGGTTGTCATAGCCTTGCTTGCTGTTTTTTTGGTACCAACATTCAAGTCTCGTTGGCAGAGCACTAGCGATCCTTATGCGTATTCGCGTCTTGCTATTTGGCGCTCAAGTGCTGAGTTAGCCTTAGCCGAATCTCCAATTGGTGTAGGTTTAGGTAATTATGAAGCAGCCATGCGCCATCATGGCATTCGTATTGATAATGGCATGGTGCGCTACCCACGTTTAGCTAGTGATGCACATAATGAGTTATTAAATATTTGGGTTGAACTCGGTTGGTTTGGTCTTTTGGCAGTATTACTACCAATTATCTGGGTATTATTTAATATAATTTCAAATTTGCGCGCAGATGATACTAAGCAAAAACAACAAGCTAGTTATGATGCTGCAATGTTGTTTGCTTTTGGTATTCCGGCTTTATTCGGCGCAACTTTGCATGTTTCAGTAATTGCATTTTTTGCGGCCATATGGGCGGCCGAGTTGACGCGTTTTCGCTATCAAGAACAAAAAGCTATAGCACCAAAGCAAAAAATAAGTGTTCAGGTGTCTTTGGTGAAGTTGCTGCCATTGCGTTTTATCTCGCTACTAGTTTTAGTTTTCGCCATCCCCGGTGCAATTGGCCAACTTTTAGAAACAAGTGCCACTTATTTCGCCAAACAAGGTAATACAAGCAGAGCTGAAAAAGTTGCTGCTTGGGCCAGTAAAATTACACCTTGGAGTTTAGGGGCTGCATTGCAATACCAACAATTTAGTCGCCAAAATGGTAAATCAGCCATTGAATTTGCTGAAGACTTAAGTGAATTAGCACAGAGATTTCCGCTTAACCCTAAGCCTTTGTTACTCGCGGCAATGATTATTGAAAATGAGCGAGTCCACTTGCCTCATACTGTCGCCAACGAATTACTTATTCGCCTTTATCAATTGGCGCTACTTGGCGAACCGCATAATGCACTTACCTATTGGAATTTAGGCAATGCTTATCAAGAAAGTGGTCGATTAGATAAAGCGCTTGTTGCCTATAAAAATGCCATAATTGAAGAACCATATTGTGCACGTGCTTTAGTGCAATTGGCACTGCAAGCAAAGCGTGAACAAGATATTGCACGCATAGGTGAGCTTACCTTAAAAATTGTTTTAGCGCAAAATGCAGCCCAGAGATATCAAGGCCGCGCCAAAGCAATACTAGCGCTTGATAAAGAATCAGCTAGAATATTTAACACTCTTAATTCTTCAGAATAG